In Candidatus Accumulibacter cognatus, the genomic window CGAACTCGCGCAGGCGATCGAAGGGCTACCGGAGCGTGAGAAGCTGATGATGGCGCTCTATTACGAACAGGATCTCAACCTGCGCGAGGTCGGCGAGGTGATGGAAGTCAGCGAGTCGCGCGTGTGTCAATTGCACAGTCAGGCGGTGATGCGATTGCGCGCTCGCTTGTTCGGCGCTGGCGGCAGGAAGCTGGGCAAAGCCGCAAGTCATGGATAGAACCAGTGTCCTCGGCTTGCTGATTGGTCTGATGGCGATCGTTGCCGGCCAGATTCTCGAGGGGGGGCATCTCGGATCGCTCTCGCAACCGACGGCGCTGATGATCGTTGTGGGCGGTACGCTGGGTGCGGTCATGTTGCAGAGTCCCTACACCACTTTCGTGCGCGGAATCCGCATGGTGAAATGGATGTGGTACCCTCCTGAGGTCAATCATCAGCAGGTGATCCAGCAGGTTTCGAACTGGAGCCAGGTGTCGAGGCGCGAGGGTCTGCTGGCACTTGACGCCATCCTCAACGAGTTGAAGGACGAGTTTACCCGAAAGGGTCTGCAACTGCTGGTTGATGGCGCTGAGCCGGAAAGACTGCGCGAGGTTCTTGAAGTCGAGATTGGCACCTTTGAACAGGAGATGAAACTTTCTGCAAGAATATGGGAGGCCGCAGGCGGTTATTCGCCGACCATCGGTATTCTCGGTGCAGTGATGGGATTGATCCAGGTGATGGAGAATCTCTCCGACCCATCGAAACTCGGCGCCGGTATCGCCGTCGCTTTTGTCGCCACGATCTACGGCGTTGGCCTGGCCAATCTGGTCTACCTACCGATGGCCAACAAACTCAAGGCGCATGTGAATCGCCTCATTGTGCAACGCGAAATGATCGTCGACGGGTTGGTGGGTATCGCCAACGGGGATAATCCACGGATCATCGAGAGCCGATTACGTGGTTATGTCTTTTAAACGATGGCACGGCGAAAACACGAGGACGAACACGACAACCACGAACGCTGGCTAGTATCGTACGCTGATTTCATTACCCTGCTTTTTGCCTTCTTTGTGGTGATGTACGCGCTCTCCTCGGTAAATGAGGGAAAGTACCGTATTCTGAGCAATTCGATGATCAGCGCCTTTCGCAATGTCCCTGTCAACAGCACTGGACAAACACCGATGGTTCTGCCACCGTCTGCACCGGTGGTACAGAAACCGGACCTGGTAAACAAGACGCAGGAAGCCGTCAAACAGCAACAGCGCGAGAAAATGCGAAACGTTGCCAAGGAGATCCTTGAGGTGATGGCACCGCTGATTGCTCAGGGAAAGGTGCGTGTGCTCGAAAGCAGCCGTGGTGTGAGCATAGAAATCAACGATAGCATCCTGTTTGCTCCCGGCCAGGCACTGCTGCAACCACCCATGGCCAGAGCCATGCAGTCGGTTGCCGATGTGCTGGTTGCCTCGGAGTTTCCGATCATCATTGAGGGGCACACCGACAATATTCCGATCAAGAATGTGCAATTCCCCTCGAACTGGGAGCTTTCCGCCGTGCGTGCGACTACCGTCCTGCGCCTGTTCGCCGACGCTGGTATCGCCGCTGAGCGCCTGACCGCGATTGGTTATGCCGATACGCGTCCGGTCGAGCCAAATGTGCTGGCTGATGGGCGGGCGCGAAATCGCCGGGTGACGATCCAGATCGAATCGGAGATTCCCGAAAAGGGTACGGACATCACGCCGGCAGGCCGTAATTGAAACTGATTCAGCAAATACGGTTGTGTATGCCGACAGGACTCCGGATCTGTCCCAGTGCAACCCGGAAACCGCTGCTGCGTGGACGGTAGGCAGGTTCGATGCGACTACGGTTGGCAGAACGTGCGTAGCGGGCGGGGTCGCTCCATGTACCGCCGCGCAGGACGCGCATCTTGCCGATGATTGGGCCACTTGGGTCGAACTGCGGTGCAGCCGGGTATTCACCATACCAGTCGGCGCACCATTCCCAGACGTTGCCATGCATCTCGTACAGGCCCCAGGGGTTTGCCGGCAAAGAAGCGACGGGCACGGTGCGCTGCCGATAAATACCTTTGTCGCCACCGATGCAGGGATAGTGACCGTGAAAGTTGACCTGCTCAACAGTGACCTGATTACCGAAAGAGAAAGGTGTCGTTGTCGTAGCCCGGCAGGCATACTCCCATTCGGCCTCGCTCGGCAGGCGGGCGTACAGTCCCGGAAAGCGTCTGTTCAACTCGGCGATAAAACCCTGAGCATCGTGCCAACTGACATTCTCGACGGGATTCTGCGGGTGATCCTGGAAATGGCTGGGATTCACCGGCCATACTGCCAGCCAGAAGGCCTGCGTGCAGGCTGTGTCGGCGAGCCAGTAGCCGTTGCTAAGCGTTACCTCGTGCTGCAACTCAGCACTGCCTCGCTCGCTCTCGTCAGCTTGTGTGCCCATCAGAAAGTGCCCCGGTCTAATCCAGCGAAATAGCTGCTGGGCATTGCCAACGCGCAGTATCACCGATAGTCCGAAGCGATCCTCTACAACATTGCTCACCCAGGGTGGCGGGATAGGCCTGGGAGGGATGATCTCTGACATAATTGGCTTTCGTGGCGGCGTAACCGGAAATTGTCTGTTTGATTCATGCTAATGACAAGCCGGAGGTAGGCACTCAGGCGTTCCTCGGGATTCCACTATGGGCTGCTGCCGGATAGAGCGCACCATTCGATCGGGTCATGGCGTTCCTCGACCCAGGATTTGATCGGCTGGCTGTGATGCTCCCGATGATCGTCCAGGTTCCGTGTTCATGCGCACATCCATTAGGGCAAATACTCGTCATTCAAGAGTTATTCAGGCCTAATCTATAGAAAAAATCTTTCATCAGATCTCCCGGAATTCGCTTGCAAGCACTTAGTGTTTTAGACAGGAGGTGGGTGAGGCACAGCATTATACAGGAGAGTTGCCGAGGCGTTGGTGTAGTATATTAGCATACCTCCTGTAATTTATCCCATAGCCATGTATTCTTGGTTCTGGGCAAGACCTCCCTCTTTTTGCGCCCTTTTTCATGCAGCAGGCGCGATTTGCCCTACCCGGACAGATGCCGGCATCCCGAGATAGGTAAAGGTGTTGAGGATCGCGGCCGGGACATGAGCTTCGGTGACTTGCCGCTCGAAGGTCCGGGAGTACGGTCGGTCGCCCAGTGGCTTCAGCCGGTACATCCTGTTCTCGGCGATGCTGCGCCGGTGGTAGCCGCTCTCGTTCTTCCAGCCACGGCTTCCCTTGGCTTCGATCTCCTGGAGGATCGCATCACGGGGATGATCGTTTCCCCAAGCGACGGCGCATTCCCGAGGGGGGAAGGGTGGCACGAGCGCTCCGCTCGGCGATGGCCGCGTGGCAGCCGTAGCTGTCGTAGGCGCCATCGGCCGATACCTGGGCGATCTCGCCTTCGATCTAGTCGAGCAGACCGGGCAGGATCTCGCTGTCGCCCCACTCGGCCGTGGTCACTTCAATGCAGATGAGGTCCTTGGCAGTTTCGTCTACGGCCAAGTGGATCTTGCGCCAGGTGCGCCGCTTGCCCACCCCGTGCTGGCGCACCGTCCCACGGTCGGCTTTGCACAG contains:
- a CDS encoding flagellar motor protein, with protein sequence MDRTSVLGLLIGLMAIVAGQILEGGHLGSLSQPTALMIVVGGTLGAVMLQSPYTTFVRGIRMVKWMWYPPEVNHQQVIQQVSNWSQVSRREGLLALDAILNELKDEFTRKGLQLLVDGAEPERLREVLEVEIGTFEQEMKLSARIWEAAGGYSPTIGILGAVMGLIQVMENLSDPSKLGAGIAVAFVATIYGVGLANLVYLPMANKLKAHVNRLIVQREMIVDGLVGIANGDNPRIIESRLRGYVF
- the motD gene encoding flagellar motor protein MotD; its protein translation is MARRKHEDEHDNHERWLVSYADFITLLFAFFVVMYALSSVNEGKYRILSNSMISAFRNVPVNSTGQTPMVLPPSAPVVQKPDLVNKTQEAVKQQQREKMRNVAKEILEVMAPLIAQGKVRVLESSRGVSIEINDSILFAPGQALLQPPMARAMQSVADVLVASEFPIIIEGHTDNIPIKNVQFPSNWELSAVRATTVLRLFADAGIAAERLTAIGYADTRPVEPNVLADGRARNRRVTIQIESEIPEKGTDITPAGRN
- a CDS encoding formylglycine-generating enzyme family protein, whose translation is MSEIIPPRPIPPPWVSNVVEDRFGLSVILRVGNAQQLFRWIRPGHFLMGTQADESERGSAELQHEVTLSNGYWLADTACTQAFWLAVWPVNPSHFQDHPQNPVENVSWHDAQGFIAELNRRFPGLYARLPSEAEWEYACRATTTTPFSFGNQVTVEQVNFHGHYPCIGGDKGIYRQRTVPVASLPANPWGLYEMHGNVWEWCADWYGEYPAAPQFDPSGPIIGKMRVLRGGTWSDPARYARSANRSRIEPAYRPRSSGFRVALGQIRSPVGIHNRIC